The Pukyongia salina genome segment GCAGCCCAGGTAGAGCAAAAAGCAATCGATAAGGAAACCGATTCGCAACAAATAGAAGAAAAGCTGAATTCATTAAATCAGTTGTTGCAGGAACACTTGTCGTAACGTTCTTTAAAATAAAAAGGTTACTGCCTATACTAATATTATTTTTGGTAAACTCAACACGAATTCTTTAAAAAGGGTGAGTTAAAGTTGTAAAAGCGAGCCGTCTTTGAGCGGATACTTGACCAGCTTGTTAGCCCTAAACTTGTTTTTAAGGAGTTTATTCAAAATCACATTATTAGTATAGGCTTTTTTTATGGTTTCAATTGATAGTCGTCCCATTTGGCCCAGAGAGGCCGGGACACCTTTAGAAACCTTCCTGTTAACACAGGGACTAACAAAATAACTGAAATAATGGACAATATAGTAGCGTATATTATAGCAGCTGTCGTAGGTGTGGCTGTGGGATTTTTAATAGCAAAGTTCTTTGAACGGAATAATGCCTCCAGACTCACCAAGCAAGCTAAAAAGACAGCAGCGTCGATAGTAAAAGAGGCGCAGGTAGAATCGGAAGCAATAAAAAAAGATAAAATACTCCAGGCTAAGGAAAAGTTCCTGGAACTTAAAGCAGAGCACGAAAAGGTGATCCTAAACCGTGACAAGAAGATCTCGGACGTAGAAAAAAGGGTAAGAGATAAGGAATCTCAGGTCTCCAGTGAGCTTTCAAAGAATAAGAAACTTAACGCCGAGCTGGAAAGCAAGCGAAAGGAATACGAAGAACGGCTCAATTTCCTTCATAAGAAACAAGGGGAAGTGGAGAAAATGCATCGTAGCCAGATCGAACAACTTGAAGTGATCTCCAGCCTGTCTGCAGACGATGCAAAGGCACAACTAATTGAAAGCCTAAAAGAAGAGGCAAAGACAGATGCTATGGCGTTTATTCAATCCTCTGTTGAAGAAGCCAAACTTACCGCACAGCAAGAAGCAAAAAAGATCATTATCAACTCAATTCAACGCATTGGCACCGAAGAAGCGATCGAGAATTGCGTTTCGGTGTTCAACCTGGAAAGTGATGACGTTAAGGGTAGGATCATTGGCCGGGAAGGTCGAAATATCCGGGCCATAGAATCTGCTACAGGAGTTGAGATCATTGTTGACGACACACCCGAAGCCATCATTTTATCTTGTTTTGATTCGGTGAGAAGGGAAGTGGCCAGACTATCACTACACAAACTTGTTACCGATGGGCGAATTCACCCTGCACGCATAGAAGAAGTTGTAAAGAAAACTACCAAACAAATAGAGGAGGAGATCATTGAGGTAGGTAAGCGAACCGTGATCGATCTTGGTATTCATGGCCTTCACCCTGAATTGATCAAAGCAGTAGGCCGAATGAAATACAGATCGTCTTACGGGCAGAACCTCTTACATCACTCAAGGGAAGTAGCCAAACTTTGCGGTGTCATGGCTTCGGAATTAGGTCTTAATCCCAAACTTGCGAAACGAGCAGGGCTACTACACGATATAGGGAAAGTACCGGAATCTGAGACCGAAGTACCTCATGCTATCTTGGGAATGCAATGGGCAGAAAAGTATGGTGAAAAACCAGATGTATGTAATGCAATTGGTGCCCACCACGATGAAATAGAGATGACCAACTTATTATCGCCCATCGTTCAGGTGTGTGATGCTATTAGCGGAGCTCGCCCGGGAGCACGGCGCCAGGTGCTGGATTCTTACATCCAGCGTCTTAAAGACCTGGAAGCAATTGCCTTCGGTTTTAATGGAGTAAATAAAGCCTTCGCCATTCAGGCAGGACGCGAATTAAGGGTGATGGTGGAAAGTGAAAAAGTAAGTGATGAGAAAGCGGCACAGCTCTCTTTCGAAATATCTCAAAAGATCCAAACCGATATGACGTATCCCGGCCAGGTAAAAGTGACAGTTATACGGGAAACCAGGGCCGTCAACATTGCAAAATAAAATCAAGCCTCCCATACGGGAGGTTTTTTTACGGCTCTTTTCGAGGGTGATACCGATTAATAACTTCTGTGAGATGCCGCTTATCTATATGAGTATATACCTCGGTTGTAGTGATGCTCTCATGGCCCAGCATTTGCTGAATAGCCCTCAGGTCGGCACCGTTGGCCAGGAGATGGGTGGCAAACGAATGACGAAAAGTGTGCGGACTGATATTCTTCTTTATACCTGCCTTTTCGGCTAATTGCTTGACGATAGTGAATATCATGGCCCGAGTTAGTGCTTTGCCGCGCCTGTTGAGAAAAAGCGTGTCCGCAGCTTCAGCCTGTATTTTCTCATGTACTCGCACTCCTTCACGATACAGATCAATATACTTTATAGTATGCGCACCGATAGGTACAAATCGTTGCTTATCTCCTTTCCCGGTAACCTTTATAAAGCCTTCGTCGAAGAATAGGTCGGAGATCTTTAAACCTATAAGTTCCGAAACACGCAATCCACAGCCATAAAGTGTTTCAATGATGGCACGGTTCCTTTCTCCCTGTGGCAAACTTAGATCTATTGCTCCGATGAGTTGATCGATCTCGTTAGTAGACAATGTATCGGGCAAGGTACGGCCGGTTTTAGGGCTTTCGATAAGCTCCATAGGGTTGTCC includes the following:
- the xerD gene encoding site-specific tyrosine recombinase XerD, yielding MKWQNLRKDYVNYLRLERGLSENSILNYSRDIKKLENWLTENEIDTSPKSISEEIVQQFIYEVARKVNPRSQSRLISGLRGFFNYLVFEDYRKDNPMELIESPKTGRTLPDTLSTNEIDQLIGAIDLSLPQGERNRAIIETLYGCGLRVSELIGLKISDLFFDEGFIKVTGKGDKQRFVPIGAHTIKYIDLYREGVRVHEKIQAEAADTLFLNRRGKALTRAMIFTIVKQLAEKAGIKKNISPHTFRHSFATHLLANGADLRAIQQMLGHESITTTEVYTHIDKRHLTEVINRYHPRKEP
- the rny gene encoding ribonuclease Y; amino-acid sequence: MDNIVAYIIAAVVGVAVGFLIAKFFERNNASRLTKQAKKTAASIVKEAQVESEAIKKDKILQAKEKFLELKAEHEKVILNRDKKISDVEKRVRDKESQVSSELSKNKKLNAELESKRKEYEERLNFLHKKQGEVEKMHRSQIEQLEVISSLSADDAKAQLIESLKEEAKTDAMAFIQSSVEEAKLTAQQEAKKIIINSIQRIGTEEAIENCVSVFNLESDDVKGRIIGREGRNIRAIESATGVEIIVDDTPEAIILSCFDSVRREVARLSLHKLVTDGRIHPARIEEVVKKTTKQIEEEIIEVGKRTVIDLGIHGLHPELIKAVGRMKYRSSYGQNLLHHSREVAKLCGVMASELGLNPKLAKRAGLLHDIGKVPESETEVPHAILGMQWAEKYGEKPDVCNAIGAHHDEIEMTNLLSPIVQVCDAISGARPGARRQVLDSYIQRLKDLEAIAFGFNGVNKAFAIQAGRELRVMVESEKVSDEKAAQLSFEISQKIQTDMTYPGQVKVTVIRETRAVNIAK